The Nocardioides humi genome includes a region encoding these proteins:
- a CDS encoding ABC transporter permease, with protein MTEQLATTAVAPGAGLAPAQTAPRRRRGRLWLRVLRRPAGALAAGWILLVAAGAVLADQVAPYGPLAQDLPASYALPSGEHLLGADQLGRDILSRILHGGQVTLAAVAQAVVVFVLVGLLVGLVAGYRGGLVDRIVMRACDIALAIPLVVTLLVVLAIFSRNETAAMVTFGLLASAGLVRIVRAATLAVRRDEYVLAAEVAGLRPAQVVLRHVLPRVLPPVIVQASLLACSALLVESGLNYLALGVQPRPPAGAVWSPTRPRRSPTSPGCWSRAAGSSSRRRWPSACSVTWCAT; from the coding sequence ATGACCGAGCAGCTCGCCACCACCGCCGTCGCGCCCGGGGCCGGCCTCGCCCCGGCGCAGACCGCACCGCGCCGCCGCCGCGGCAGGCTCTGGCTGCGGGTGCTGCGCCGCCCTGCCGGGGCCCTCGCCGCCGGTTGGATCCTGCTGGTCGCGGCCGGCGCCGTCCTCGCCGACCAGGTCGCGCCCTACGGTCCGCTCGCGCAGGACCTGCCCGCCAGCTACGCACTGCCCAGCGGCGAGCACCTGCTCGGCGCCGACCAGCTCGGCCGCGACATCCTGAGCCGGATCCTGCACGGCGGCCAGGTCACCCTGGCCGCGGTCGCCCAGGCCGTCGTCGTGTTCGTGCTCGTCGGCCTGCTCGTGGGCCTGGTCGCGGGCTACCGCGGCGGTCTCGTCGACCGGATCGTGATGCGGGCCTGCGACATCGCCCTCGCGATCCCGCTCGTGGTCACCCTCCTGGTCGTGCTCGCCATCTTCAGCCGCAACGAGACGGCGGCGATGGTCACGTTCGGCCTGCTGGCCTCGGCCGGCCTGGTCCGCATCGTCCGCGCCGCGACCCTGGCGGTACGGCGGGACGAGTACGTCCTGGCGGCCGAGGTCGCCGGCCTGCGGCCCGCCCAGGTCGTGCTCCGGCATGTCCTGCCCCGCGTGCTGCCGCCGGTCATCGTCCAGGCCTCGCTCCTCGCCTGCTCCGCGCTCCTGGTCGAGTCGGGCCTCAACTACCTCGCGCTCGGCGTCCAGCCCCGACCCCCAGCTGGGGCGGTCTGGTCGCCGACGCGTCCGCGGCGATCGCCAACCAGCCCTGGATGCTGGTCCCGAGCGGCGGGATCATCGTCGCGACGGCGCTGGCCTTCGGCGTGCTCGGTGACGTGGTGCGCGACGTGA
- a CDS encoding sulfotransferase family protein — translation MSTEGPRQRPDVGIFEDICAAATRTTGLTDFGFADAPGHEEAFRILVEDLGSPEAGLTGVGNYFMRSQVKSALVARLLTQARFAEFPDHAAVRIERPIFVLGLPRTGTTALSRLLCADPAHQGLEMWLTEFPQPRPPRDTWEDDPIFTAMQAAFREHHITNPEFMGIHYSDATEPEECWRVLRQTGKSLGFESLAHVPAYSRWLATQGWTDAYERHRRNLQLIGLNDTDRRWVLKNPSHLIALDALLEVYPDALVVMTQRDPVTSVASACSLSAEATAGHSTTFVGETLGRDQLGHLTRQWHAFWQARAKYDERQFFDVDYRAFVQDPVGTVGAIYDAFGLTWSPAARQAVRRLDEESRSGPRRPAHSYDLSDYGITEDEVRESFTR, via the coding sequence ATGTCGACTGAGGGCCCCCGCCAGCGCCCCGACGTCGGCATCTTCGAGGACATCTGCGCCGCGGCGACCCGCACCACCGGCCTGACCGACTTCGGCTTCGCGGACGCGCCGGGCCACGAGGAGGCGTTCCGGATCCTGGTCGAGGACCTCGGCTCGCCGGAGGCCGGGCTGACCGGGGTCGGCAACTACTTCATGCGCTCGCAGGTCAAGAGCGCGCTGGTCGCGCGGCTGCTCACCCAGGCCCGGTTCGCCGAGTTCCCCGACCATGCGGCGGTGCGGATCGAGCGGCCGATCTTCGTGCTCGGCCTCCCCCGCACCGGCACGACGGCCCTGAGCCGGCTGCTCTGCGCGGACCCCGCCCACCAGGGCCTGGAGATGTGGCTGACCGAGTTCCCCCAGCCGCGCCCGCCGCGGGACACCTGGGAGGACGACCCGATCTTCACCGCCATGCAGGCGGCCTTCCGCGAGCACCACATCACCAACCCCGAGTTCATGGGCATCCACTACTCCGACGCGACCGAGCCCGAGGAGTGCTGGCGGGTGCTGCGCCAGACCGGCAAGTCGCTCGGCTTCGAGTCGCTGGCCCACGTGCCGGCGTACTCCCGCTGGCTGGCCACCCAGGGCTGGACCGACGCCTACGAGCGGCACCGGCGCAACCTGCAGCTGATCGGGCTCAACGACACCGACCGGCGGTGGGTGCTGAAGAACCCCTCGCACCTGATCGCGCTCGACGCGCTGCTGGAGGTCTACCCCGACGCGCTCGTCGTGATGACCCAGCGCGACCCGGTCACCTCCGTCGCGTCCGCCTGCTCGCTCTCCGCCGAGGCGACCGCCGGCCACTCGACCACCTTCGTCGGCGAGACGCTCGGCCGCGACCAACTGGGGCACCTGACCCGGCAGTGGCACGCGTTCTGGCAGGCCCGGGCCAAGTACGACGAGCGCCAGTTCTTCGACGTCGACTACCGCGCGTTCGTCCAGGACCCGGTGGGCACCGTCGGCGCGATCTACGACGCCTTCGGCCTCACCTGGAGCCCCGCGGCCCGACAGGCCGTCCGCCGGCTCGACGAGGAGTCGCGCAGCGGCCCGCGCCGCCCGGCGCACTCCTACGACCTGTCCGACTACGGCATCACCGAGGACGAGGTCCGGGAGTCCTTCACCCGCTGA
- a CDS encoding PfkB family carbohydrate kinase: protein MQQVALVAGESLVDVVRSRDGSVSTRAGGSAANVAVALARLDRPVRFATSFAADDAGALVADHLRSAGVVLAGDPHVVDRTSVARASIGEDGAAAYEFAIDWRLAEDPAALAAPEGGAVVVVHACSYSAVLPPGAEQVGAVVRSLRDTATISYDVNARPALTGTGPDVVARIERLVALADVVKASDEDLAALYPGAPEAEAVARLLASGPAAVVVTRGADGATAVTRGGVVDVPAVDRGLADTIGAGDTFSAAILDALWERDLLGAGARRALHALAPDGWREVLRHAAAAAAVTVSRPGADPPYRSELTASR, encoded by the coding sequence ATGCAGCAGGTTGCGCTCGTGGCCGGGGAGTCGCTCGTCGACGTCGTACGCAGTCGCGACGGATCGGTGAGCACGCGCGCCGGGGGCAGCGCGGCCAATGTCGCCGTCGCCCTGGCCCGCCTGGACCGGCCGGTCCGGTTCGCGACCAGCTTCGCCGCCGACGACGCGGGGGCGCTGGTGGCGGATCACCTGCGGTCCGCCGGGGTCGTGCTCGCGGGCGATCCGCACGTCGTCGACCGCACCTCGGTGGCCCGGGCGTCGATCGGCGAGGACGGTGCGGCGGCGTACGAGTTCGCCATCGACTGGCGACTCGCCGAGGACCCCGCGGCCCTCGCGGCACCCGAGGGCGGGGCCGTGGTCGTCGTGCACGCCTGCTCCTACAGCGCGGTGCTGCCGCCGGGCGCGGAGCAGGTCGGGGCCGTCGTCCGGTCGCTGCGCGACACCGCGACGATCAGCTACGACGTCAACGCGCGGCCCGCGCTCACCGGCACCGGTCCCGACGTCGTCGCCCGCATCGAGCGTCTGGTCGCGCTGGCCGACGTCGTGAAGGCCTCGGACGAGGACCTGGCCGCGCTCTACCCCGGCGCGCCGGAGGCGGAGGCCGTGGCCCGGCTGCTCGCATCGGGTCCCGCCGCCGTCGTCGTCACGCGCGGGGCCGACGGCGCCACCGCCGTCACCCGCGGCGGCGTCGTCGACGTCCCCGCGGTCGATCGCGGCCTCGCCGACACCATCGGCGCCGGCGACACCTTCTCCGCCGCGATCCTCGATGCCCTGTGGGAGCGCGACCTCCTCGGCGCCGGCGCCCGGCGCGCACTGCACGCCCTCGCACCGGACGGCTGGCGGGAGGTCCTCCGCCACGCCGCCGCGGCCGCCGCCGTCACCGTCTCGCGGCCCGGCGCCGACCCGCCGTACCGCAGCGAGCTCACCGCCTCACGCTGA
- a CDS encoding FAD-binding oxidoreductase: MTAPGSTLLAEIVDAVGAEQVVTDPVSTEALSRDHAEWAPCGVPLAVVRARSTADVQAVVAACHRHRVPVVSRGAGTGLSGGANAVEGGVVLSLEPMRAIREINPLEQLAVVEPGVVNDDLRAAVAGHGLWYPPDPASSPWSTIGGNVATNAGGLCCVKYGVTRDYVLALEVVTGTGAVVRLGRRTAKGVAGFDLVGLMVGSEGTLGIVTEVTVRLRPLPPAAITVAGHFASVVDAGAAVRAVGAAGITPAALELVDRHCLEAVDAWKNMGLSVDAEAVLLARVDEPGVTGEQVADRIVDCFTGAGATWADRSTDPGEAEALFEARRLAYPALERLGPVLTEDVCVPKDHVPEMLARIEKIAEHHDVRIANIAHAGDGNLHPLLITPPGDDAARVRAQAAFEDILDAAIGLGGTVTGEHGVGLLKREGLEREASPEVLGLHRAIKRALDPALILNPGKVVAIEGVG, encoded by the coding sequence ATGACCGCCCCCGGGAGCACGCTGCTGGCAGAGATCGTCGACGCCGTGGGCGCCGAGCAGGTGGTCACCGACCCGGTCTCGACCGAGGCGCTGAGCCGCGACCATGCCGAGTGGGCCCCGTGCGGCGTGCCGTTGGCGGTCGTGCGGGCACGGAGCACGGCGGACGTCCAGGCCGTCGTCGCCGCCTGCCATCGCCACCGGGTGCCGGTGGTGTCTCGGGGGGCGGGCACCGGACTGTCCGGCGGCGCGAACGCGGTGGAGGGCGGTGTCGTGCTGTCGCTGGAGCCGATGCGGGCGATCCGGGAGATCAACCCGCTGGAGCAGCTGGCCGTCGTCGAGCCCGGCGTGGTCAACGACGACCTGCGGGCAGCCGTCGCCGGCCACGGCCTGTGGTACCCGCCGGACCCGGCGAGCTCGCCGTGGTCGACGATCGGCGGCAACGTCGCCACCAACGCCGGCGGCCTGTGCTGCGTGAAGTACGGCGTGACCCGCGACTACGTGCTGGCGCTGGAGGTGGTCACGGGCACCGGCGCGGTGGTCCGCCTGGGGCGTCGTACGGCGAAGGGCGTGGCCGGCTTCGACCTGGTCGGTCTCATGGTGGGCTCGGAGGGCACGCTGGGGATCGTCACCGAGGTCACCGTGCGGCTGCGGCCGCTGCCGCCCGCCGCGATCACCGTGGCCGGGCACTTCGCGTCGGTCGTCGACGCCGGGGCCGCGGTCCGCGCCGTCGGCGCCGCCGGGATCACGCCGGCGGCCCTGGAGCTGGTCGACCGGCACTGCCTGGAGGCCGTGGACGCGTGGAAGAACATGGGTCTCTCGGTCGACGCGGAGGCGGTGCTGCTGGCCCGTGTGGACGAGCCCGGCGTGACGGGGGAGCAGGTGGCGGACCGGATCGTCGACTGCTTCACCGGCGCCGGCGCGACCTGGGCGGACCGGTCCACCGACCCGGGGGAGGCCGAGGCGCTGTTCGAGGCGCGCAGGCTCGCCTATCCCGCGCTCGAGCGCCTCGGCCCGGTGCTGACCGAGGACGTGTGCGTGCCGAAGGACCACGTGCCCGAGATGCTGGCGCGGATCGAGAAGATCGCCGAGCACCACGACGTGCGGATCGCCAATATCGCCCACGCCGGCGACGGCAACCTGCACCCGTTGCTCATCACTCCGCCGGGCGACGACGCCGCGCGGGTACGTGCCCAGGCCGCCTTCGAGGACATCCTCGACGCCGCGATCGGCCTCGGCGGCACCGTCACGGGGGAGCACGGCGTCGGGCTGCTCAAGCGCGAGGGGCTCGAGCGCGAGGCCTCGCCCGAGGTGCTCGGGCTGCACCGCGCGATCAAGCGCGCCCTCGACCCCGCGCTGATCCTCAACCCCGGCAAGGTCGTCGCCATCGAGGGTGTCGGGTGA
- a CDS encoding extracellular catalytic domain type 1 short-chain-length polyhydroxyalkanoate depolymerase: MRGVTSLAAVVLAAATALLVPTATPAAPATPAAPGMSSAVAPEMTPRTLTTADGTMTWYAYRPARLRGDAPVVVHLHGGNMDAREAARKSGLNELADRLGFVAVYPQAPPDAGLLGIWDWSRAARNGRADPVGSLVAAVTRAAVRTEQGDGRRVLVSGISAGAGMAVVVAATRPELYDALHAEVGCMYGGLNCLLGTLTPGITLSADESGALAYLAMGPRARRMPFLVSWGTLDVPAVLAGQRALVHQWLVTNDWSDDRSANGSVPRSPVRRDRLQWGGRTVDRESYADAHGCLLGQTWLVHGLAHAYSGGRPQGLLDLDVDPAGPDMREVAYRFLLEQTGPAGPPAALGGRCR; the protein is encoded by the coding sequence GTGAGGGGCGTGACCTCGCTCGCCGCGGTCGTGCTGGCCGCCGCGACGGCGCTGCTCGTCCCGACCGCGACCCCGGCGGCTCCGGCGACCCCGGCGGCCCCCGGGATGTCCTCGGCCGTCGCGCCCGAGATGACACCCCGGACCCTCACCACGGCCGACGGAACCATGACCTGGTACGCCTACCGGCCAGCCCGGCTGCGCGGCGACGCGCCGGTCGTCGTCCACCTCCACGGCGGCAACATGGACGCGCGCGAGGCCGCCCGGAAGTCGGGGCTGAACGAGCTCGCCGATCGCCTGGGCTTCGTCGCCGTCTACCCGCAGGCACCGCCGGACGCGGGACTGCTCGGCATCTGGGACTGGTCGCGGGCCGCGCGCAACGGGCGGGCCGATCCGGTCGGCTCGCTGGTCGCTGCCGTCACCCGTGCGGCCGTCCGGACCGAGCAGGGCGACGGCCGCCGGGTGCTCGTCAGCGGGATCTCCGCGGGAGCGGGCATGGCGGTGGTCGTGGCCGCCACGCGACCGGAGCTGTACGACGCGCTGCACGCCGAGGTGGGCTGCATGTACGGCGGTCTGAACTGCCTCCTCGGGACCCTCACCCCGGGCATCACCCTGTCCGCGGACGAGTCGGGCGCGCTGGCCTATCTCGCCATGGGGCCTCGGGCCCGGCGGATGCCGTTCCTGGTGTCGTGGGGGACGCTCGACGTTCCCGCCGTCCTCGCCGGGCAGCGCGCCCTCGTGCACCAGTGGCTGGTGACCAACGACTGGTCCGACGACCGGAGCGCGAACGGCTCGGTGCCGCGCAGCCCGGTGCGGCGCGATCGGCTCCAGTGGGGCGGGCGCACCGTCGACCGGGAGAGCTACGCCGACGCCCACGGCTGCCTCCTCGGCCAGACCTGGCTGGTCCACGGCCTGGCGCACGCCTACTCCGGCGGCCGACCGCAGGGTCTGCTCGACCTCGACGTGGATCCGGCGGGTCCGGACATGAGGGAGGTCGCCTACCGCTTCCTCCTGGAGCAGACGGGACCGGCCGGTCCACCCGCCGCGCTCGGCGGCCGGTGCCGATGA
- a CDS encoding VOC family protein — MAIARNPQFVLDCPDPKALAEFYGALLGWPPRVDPDGSWATVSSGDHHIHLQQVGDYRPPEWPGQDVPQQVHLDVDVDDLDEAEAATLALGATKHPHQPGTSFRVFLDPAGHPFCLCQA; from the coding sequence ATGGCTATCGCACGCAATCCCCAGTTCGTCCTCGACTGCCCCGACCCGAAGGCGCTCGCCGAGTTCTACGGCGCCCTCCTCGGCTGGCCGCCCCGGGTCGATCCCGACGGCAGCTGGGCCACCGTGTCCTCGGGCGACCACCACATCCACCTCCAGCAGGTCGGCGACTACCGCCCGCCGGAGTGGCCCGGCCAGGACGTCCCCCAGCAGGTGCACCTCGACGTGGACGTCGACGACCTCGACGAGGCGGAGGCCGCCACCCTCGCCCTGGGCGCGACGAAGCACCCCCACCAGCCGGGCACGTCCTTCCGGGTCTTCCTCGACCCCGCCGGGCATCCGTTCTGCCTCTGCCAGGCCTGA
- a CDS encoding aldo/keto reductase, whose translation MTTPSITLNDQTSIPQFGLGVWQVPAGETERVVSDAFELGYRHVDTAQMYGNEEGVGAAIARSGLAREDLYVTTKLNNNRHDPAQAKDSLRVSLDKLGLEKVDLFLIHWPLPTQYDGDFVSTWEALLELREAGLTTSVGVSNFQPDHLDRIVAATGVVPAVNQVEAHPYFANDAVRAATSGHGSHVQAWSPLGQGGGELTDPAVTALAERHGKTPAQVLLRWAIDRGDIVFPKSLSKARLAENVEVFDFALAADEVAALAALDKGEAGRQGPNPDTFDWIPS comes from the coding sequence GTGACCACTCCTTCGATCACCCTCAACGACCAGACCTCCATCCCGCAGTTCGGCCTCGGCGTCTGGCAGGTGCCGGCCGGCGAGACCGAGCGCGTCGTGTCCGATGCGTTCGAGCTCGGCTACCGCCACGTCGACACCGCCCAGATGTACGGCAACGAGGAGGGGGTCGGCGCCGCGATCGCCCGCTCCGGCCTCGCCCGCGAGGACCTCTACGTCACCACCAAGCTCAACAACAACCGCCACGACCCCGCCCAGGCGAAGGACTCGCTGCGGGTATCGCTCGACAAGCTCGGCCTGGAGAAGGTCGACCTCTTCCTCATCCACTGGCCGCTGCCGACGCAGTACGACGGCGACTTCGTCTCGACCTGGGAGGCCCTCCTCGAGCTGCGCGAGGCCGGCCTGACCACCTCCGTCGGCGTCTCCAACTTCCAGCCCGACCACCTCGACCGGATCGTCGCCGCGACCGGCGTCGTCCCCGCCGTCAACCAGGTCGAGGCGCACCCCTACTTCGCCAACGACGCCGTCCGTGCCGCGACCTCCGGCCACGGCTCCCACGTCCAGGCCTGGTCCCCGCTCGGGCAGGGCGGCGGCGAGCTGACCGACCCGGCCGTGACCGCGCTCGCCGAGCGCCACGGCAAGACGCCGGCCCAGGTGCTCCTGCGCTGGGCCATCGACCGTGGCGACATCGTCTTCCCCAAGTCGCTGAGCAAGGCCCGGCTGGCGGAGAACGTCGAGGTCTTCGACTTCGCGCTCGCCGCCGACGAGGTGGCCGCCCTCGCCGCGCTGGACAAGGGCGAGGCCGGTCGCCAGGGCCCGAACCCGGACACCTTCGACTGGATCCCGAGCTGA
- a CDS encoding SDR family oxidoreductase: MVDLLTDKVVVLSGVGPGLGRSLGEEAARMGADLVLASRTPKRLEKMAEVVRAHGRRALVVPTDITDEDQRKQLVEAALDEFGKVDCLINNAFGIPPMDPISTLDLDGLRTANETNVFAPLRLSALFADALAQTDDEPGGSIIMVNSCVVYSSQPEYSGYKLSKGTLKHLASSLATELGPRGIRVNSVAPSYIYEDVNKAYFDWLASESGRTHEEVYAEKAAPTDLKRLASPEEVARATLFLASDLASAVTGVMLNVDCGEFHVD; this comes from the coding sequence ATGGTGGATCTGCTGACCGACAAGGTCGTCGTGCTCTCCGGTGTCGGGCCGGGCCTCGGACGCTCGCTGGGCGAGGAGGCGGCGCGGATGGGTGCCGACCTGGTGCTCGCCAGCCGCACCCCGAAGCGGCTCGAGAAGATGGCCGAGGTGGTCCGGGCGCACGGGCGCCGGGCGCTCGTCGTACCGACCGACATCACCGACGAGGACCAGCGCAAGCAGCTGGTCGAGGCGGCACTCGACGAGTTCGGCAAGGTGGACTGCCTGATCAACAACGCCTTCGGCATCCCGCCGATGGACCCGATCAGCACGCTCGACCTCGACGGACTGCGCACCGCCAACGAGACCAACGTCTTCGCGCCCCTGCGGCTCTCGGCGCTCTTCGCCGACGCCCTCGCGCAGACCGACGACGAGCCGGGCGGCTCGATCATCATGGTCAACTCGTGCGTGGTCTACAGCAGCCAGCCGGAGTACAGCGGCTACAAGCTGTCCAAGGGCACGCTCAAGCACCTCGCCTCCTCGCTCGCGACCGAGCTCGGCCCGCGCGGCATCCGGGTCAACAGCGTCGCGCCGTCGTACATCTACGAGGACGTCAACAAGGCCTACTTCGACTGGCTCGCCAGCGAGTCCGGGCGCACCCACGAGGAGGTGTACGCCGAGAAGGCGGCGCCCACGGACCTCAAGCGGCTCGCCTCGCCCGAGGAGGTCGCCCGGGCGACCCTGTTCCTCGCGTCGGACCTGGCCTCCGCCGTCACCGGAGTCATGCTGAACGTCGACTGCGGCGAGTTCCATGTCGACTGA
- a CDS encoding helix-turn-helix domain-containing protein → MAVAARRGRHRRGPARASGPRPPRGAHGPERAGTEAEAALAETLHSRLAERRLQARNLAALNDLARRLASLHDTSAVLQEVVARSRQLLGVDVAYIMVRHDDGSLRIESADGSMGSALRGQVLSEGQGLGGQVVSTGRPMWSESYLADERLARGESLERAARSEQLEGILGVPLQVGGETIGVLLAAERRSRRFLEQEVELLAGLAAHAAVALRNAQIFGRYQQALDDLRSSNASLRELDVRRQRAAALRDRLTEIVLAGGGVSEVAAAIGEVVRAPVVVLDNDGRVLGAPQEGLVLPADLPRPEWFADARTVRRPATDGELAATVVALRGGYAGCVLVPGSPEVDDETVRLLEIGAVSVALVISSERVVAEAELRTRGELVHALLAPDVDAGSIRRRARAAGLDLDLLRCVAVLDPGAGDHRPAEALAARLASELRGWSAEHAGQIVLLVPRTEAAAVRARVVALGGDPLPAAIGIADCGGGVGEVRAAYEAARQTATLLLALGRGQAVAQPAELGVYRSLFSSAGRGQIADFVDATLGALLAQDRLRGRDLVTTVDVYLRQAQHHARTCAELHVHANTLYNRLERIEEVLGPDWRDPDRVLELQLALQLRRLAAVLASPSADPRSPVEETSEATRQA, encoded by the coding sequence GTGGCTGTCGCTGCTCGTCGAGGACGCCACCGTCGAGGACCTGCGCGCGCATCGGGACCGCGTCCTCCGCGAGGCGCACACGGCCCGGAGCGCGCGGGCACCGAGGCGGAGGCCGCGCTCGCGGAGACCCTGCACAGCAGGCTCGCCGAGCGCCGGCTGCAGGCGCGCAACCTCGCGGCGCTCAACGACCTCGCCCGCAGGCTGGCCTCGCTGCACGACACCAGCGCCGTGTTGCAGGAGGTCGTCGCGCGCTCGCGCCAGCTGCTCGGCGTCGACGTCGCCTACATCATGGTCCGGCACGACGACGGCTCGCTGCGGATCGAGAGCGCCGACGGCTCGATGGGATCCGCGCTGCGCGGGCAGGTCCTGAGCGAGGGCCAGGGCCTGGGCGGCCAGGTGGTCAGCACCGGGCGCCCGATGTGGAGCGAGTCCTATCTCGCGGACGAGCGGCTCGCCCGCGGCGAGTCGTTGGAGCGGGCCGCGCGCAGCGAGCAGCTCGAGGGCATCCTCGGCGTGCCCCTGCAGGTCGGCGGCGAGACCATCGGCGTGCTGCTGGCCGCCGAGCGCCGCAGCCGCCGCTTCCTCGAGCAGGAGGTCGAGCTGCTCGCCGGGCTGGCCGCCCATGCCGCCGTCGCGCTGCGCAACGCCCAGATCTTCGGCCGGTACCAGCAGGCCCTGGACGACCTGCGCTCCTCCAACGCCAGCCTGCGCGAGCTCGACGTACGCCGCCAGCGGGCTGCCGCCCTGCGCGACCGTCTCACGGAGATCGTGCTGGCCGGCGGCGGCGTGAGCGAGGTCGCCGCCGCCATCGGCGAGGTGGTGCGTGCGCCGGTCGTCGTCCTCGACAACGACGGGCGGGTGCTCGGCGCTCCTCAGGAGGGTCTCGTGCTGCCCGCGGACCTCCCTCGGCCGGAGTGGTTCGCCGACGCCCGCACCGTGCGGCGCCCCGCGACCGACGGCGAGCTCGCCGCCACGGTGGTCGCGCTGCGCGGCGGCTACGCCGGCTGCGTGCTCGTCCCGGGCTCGCCGGAGGTCGACGACGAGACGGTGCGCCTGCTCGAGATCGGCGCCGTCTCCGTGGCGCTCGTGATCTCGTCGGAGCGGGTCGTGGCGGAGGCGGAGCTGCGCACCCGTGGCGAGCTCGTGCACGCCCTGCTGGCTCCCGACGTCGACGCCGGCAGCATCCGGCGCCGGGCCCGGGCGGCCGGGCTCGACCTGGACCTGCTGCGCTGCGTCGCGGTCCTGGACCCCGGTGCCGGCGACCATCGCCCCGCGGAGGCCCTCGCGGCCCGGCTCGCCTCGGAGCTGCGCGGCTGGTCGGCCGAGCACGCCGGGCAGATCGTCCTCCTCGTCCCGCGGACCGAGGCCGCGGCGGTCCGGGCGCGCGTGGTCGCGCTCGGTGGAGATCCGCTGCCGGCGGCGATCGGCATCGCGGACTGCGGCGGTGGGGTGGGCGAGGTCCGCGCGGCGTACGAGGCCGCCCGCCAGACCGCCACCCTGCTGCTCGCGCTGGGGCGCGGGCAGGCCGTGGCCCAGCCCGCGGAGCTGGGGGTCTACCGCTCCCTGTTCAGCAGCGCCGGCCGCGGCCAGATCGCGGACTTCGTCGACGCGACCCTCGGTGCGCTCCTGGCGCAGGACCGGCTGCGCGGCCGCGATCTGGTGACCACGGTGGACGTCTACCTCCGCCAGGCCCAGCACCATGCCCGCACCTGCGCGGAGCTGCACGTCCATGCCAACACGCTCTACAACCGGCTCGAGCGGATCGAGGAGGTGCTCGGGCCCGACTGGCGCGATCCGGATCGGGTCCTCGAGCTGCAGCTGGCCCTGCAGCTGCGCCGGCTCGCCGCCGTCCTCGCCTCGCCGTCGGCCGATCCGCGCTCGCCGGTGGAGGAAACGTCCGAGGCGACCCGGCAAGCGTAG
- a CDS encoding ABC transporter permease, giving the protein MRQLVLHRLLWSLPSLAIVSALTFVLASLAPGDAARTVLGTNTDPAAYAQVREQLGLDRSLPAQYGGWLAAAARGDLGDSLFTHEPVVEILRSRVGVTLTLIVGATVIAAVLGVAIGVVGAVRGGVAGRVTDALAMLGMAVPTFWLGLLLILVFASRLGWFPATGFVPFAEDPLGWLRSYTLPVLTLATAGVATIAKQTRGAVLDAMGTEYVRALRANGLPDRAILLKHCLKNAAVPVTTVVGLVMIGLLGGTILVEQVFALPGLGQLAVSATLQHDLPVLVGVVTTYTLVVMASNLVTDVGYGWLSPRMEAGR; this is encoded by the coding sequence GTGCGCCAGCTCGTGCTCCACCGCCTGCTGTGGTCACTCCCCTCGCTCGCCATCGTCTCGGCGCTGACGTTCGTGCTCGCCTCGCTGGCGCCCGGCGACGCCGCCCGGACCGTCCTGGGCACCAACACCGACCCGGCGGCGTACGCCCAGGTCCGCGAGCAGCTCGGGCTGGACCGGTCGCTCCCCGCCCAGTACGGCGGCTGGCTCGCGGCGGCCGCGCGGGGCGACCTCGGCGACTCGCTGTTCACCCACGAGCCGGTGGTCGAGATCCTGCGGAGCCGGGTCGGCGTCACGCTCACCCTCATCGTGGGCGCCACCGTGATCGCCGCGGTGCTCGGGGTCGCGATCGGGGTCGTCGGCGCGGTCCGCGGCGGTGTCGCCGGCCGGGTGACCGACGCCCTGGCGATGCTCGGGATGGCGGTGCCGACCTTCTGGCTCGGCCTGCTGCTCATCCTGGTCTTCGCCAGCCGCCTCGGCTGGTTCCCCGCCACCGGGTTCGTGCCCTTCGCGGAGGACCCGCTGGGCTGGCTGCGGTCCTACACCCTTCCGGTGCTGACGCTCGCCACCGCCGGCGTGGCGACGATCGCGAAGCAGACCCGCGGTGCGGTGCTCGACGCGATGGGCACCGAGTACGTCCGCGCCCTGCGCGCCAACGGCCTGCCGGACCGGGCGATCCTCCTGAAGCACTGCCTCAAGAACGCCGCCGTCCCCGTCACCACCGTCGTCGGCCTGGTGATGATCGGCCTCCTGGGCGGCACGATCCTGGTCGAGCAGGTCTTCGCCCTGCCCGGCCTCGGCCAGCTCGCCGTCTCGGCGACCCTGCAGCACGATCTACCCGTCCTGGTCGGGGTGGTCACCACGTACACCCTGGTGGTGATGGCGTCCAACCTGGTCACCGACGTGGGCTACGGCTGGCTGAGCCCGCGGATGGAGGCCGGCCGATGA